In Salmo salar chromosome ssa14, Ssal_v3.1, whole genome shotgun sequence, the sequence gggaAACTCGTTTTACTCCGGAACAACAGGCAAATAAACATGCATTCCTCAAACGACAATGTGGGCAAGCGCATAAGCAGGGCGCGGGGTAGGGCGCGAGGTAGGGCGCGAGGTAGGGCGCGAGGAAGGGCGCTAGGAAGGGCGCGAGGTAGGGAAAGAGGTAGGGCTCGAGGTAGGGCACGAGGTAGGGAACGAGGTAGAGCACGAGGAAGGTCGCAAGGTAGGGCGCGAGGTAAGCGCGAGGTAGGGCACGAGGTAGGGCAGGAGGTAGGGAGCGAGGTAGGGAATGAGGTAGGGCGCGAGGTAAGGCGTGAGGAAGGGAGCGAGGTAGGGCACGAGGTAGGGAGCGAGGTAGGGCACGAGGTAGGGCATCAGGGCGCAAGCTGCCTGTGATAGGAACAACCCTTTGGCGCTGGTGTAGGTCTGACAAGGAATGGACAGAGTTCAGCTTCCTAACCTATCAGACAGTTCGGTGGAGCTATAATGTATTACTATCTACCAACCGCTATCCAATTTCTTTGGATATGAAAAGCCGAGGGAGGAATAGGCCAGGAACTCCATCCCAGTCTGAGTTAGTCCAACTCAGGAAATGCCTCACTGACAttgtgtgttattttgcccaacATGTATGAACTGCAATAACTACATTTCAGAACTGTAAACAATTGAAATGGAATGGACTCCATCCCTGTTTACCAAACAGGTTAAAGAGAAACACAAGCAACAATCTTATTTGCACTTATTAATAATAAGCGGTTCATCACGCGATTATATTGTGGGCTAACTCAGTGATCTTCTGCCCTCTGGTGATGATAAATACAACTACAGGCTATAACTTTAAAAGCCCACCACAGCCTAGTTTTACATGATGTGATTGGCTGATCGTCTCTCTCTTTGCCGCCACCTGACATTTTTCTCGTCTCTCATTGGCCGAATCTTGTGACTATCACACAGAATGGAGAAATGAGGAAGTGGGcagtggttagttagctagctagctagctgctgagGCTACAATAACTTATTCACCTATGTGTTAACTTACGACTAATTTCAAGGTTTAGTCAGGTAACGTTGTTTTCTACTTGTTTAAATGTTTGTCTTTTATGTTGATTTGGTACGGAATGTTTGATAAATGTAACGCTAGCTAGCTGACAGAGTATTCTAGCATGGACAGATTGGTTACTGTAGTTCTCAATACATTTAATTCTAGCTAGCTACAAAATATAGCTACTTCTACATTTGTGATTCTACAAAAGGTACTGGGATACGATGAAAAACCTTTCTCCTAGCTAGCTACTATCTTTTTTTAGTTTAGAGCTTTCTCCTCAGAGCCTTTCTGTGGTTATCAGTTGTGGATCTTCTCTTCAAGGCGAGGTGAGGGGGTAGGTAGTTGTAGACAGGGGTCACATGAATGTACTGCACCAGGAGGTCAAAGGACTGGCGTGGAAGGTTGAGGAGAGTGAACTGGCTGAGGGGGGTTGTTTACTAGTACATAGGCAGCCCTGTCctttctacatctctctctctctcgctcaccctctTTCTCTGTTTTATCTCACATTGCTCACCCAATCCCAATCCCTTGCCCATTGAGGAGTGTTGTGTAAAGGTGTCAGGCTACTACCCCAAGCTgtcttaactctctctctctttctctctctctttctctctctctctctctctctctctctctctctctcctatctatcTAATCTAATCGTATCTATCAGAAAGAATTGTGGAGATGGAGGTGTCAGGCTACCAGTCCAAGCTGCTGTGTGAGCTCAATGAGCAGCGGAAGAGAGACTTCTTCTGTGACTGCAGTATAGTCGTTGAGGGACGGGTCTTCAAGGCCCATCGCAACGTCCTATTCGCCGGCAGCGGCTACTTCCGAGCCCTATTGGTCCACTACCTACAGGTGAGTCGTTTTTATTAAGTTTACATGGTATTGATACAAAATATGTAATTAAGGAGCCTGTGTATTATTTTACTTGGTGCTTTCACgtgtttaaaaaataaaggtAAATTGATAACGCAGTTGGTCATGGCACTcctgttttttttaaagggaCAGGACACTGGCTGGGTAAACTCTAATGTAAACTCAGATCTAATCTAGTTTATAGCCTGTTTACAATATACCTTACTTCCTTGAATCTCTCCAACACCCTCCTCAGGACAGCGGTCAGCACCACAGCACGGCCTCTCTGGACATCGTGACGGCCGAGGCCTTCTCCTCCATCCTGGACTTCCTGTACTCGGGTCGACTGGACCTGCGCAGCGACAACGTCATCGAGGTGATGTCAGCGGCCAGTTACCTCcagatgactgatgtggtgtcctTCTGTAAAGGCTACATCCGCTCCTCTCTGGAGATCTgtaacagggagaaagagagggatagaaacaaagagaaggaaagagacgGTCCGGCTGACAGTGGAACCCCAGCAATGCCACCTCCCTCTTCCAGAGcctctgtacctgtagctgtaccgtCGTTGTCACTAGAGGGAGATGGAGTTACTAATGTACGTTCAGAATCCTCCCCTTCTACTGTCACAGACCCCCCATCCTCGGCAGCAGCCCTCCCCAGGGTCCCCACGCCCCCCGGCCCTAGCAGAGACTCTGAGAGCGACTGCAGCTCCAGAGGGGAGTTCCCATCTCATATTATTGTGGGCCGGACCCCCCACGGACACGGGGACCATCTGATGAACCCCCTTTCCTCCTCAACATCTGGCTTGACCTTAGAACTGGTGCACCCCAAGATCGAGTACGACCCCGACGACGAGGCCGAGGAAGGGTCCCCCGATACCAAAGACCTGCCGTTGTTTATGGGACCCCCCCTCCACACCCTCCACACCCACCACCCAGACCACCTCCATGACAGGCTGGCGTCCTCCAGCCCTTCCCCCAGCAGCGAGCGCTCCTCCCTGGGCTTCGGGGGCTGCCACGCCAGGCAGTTCATGGATGTGCTGTTGAGAGGTGGCTCCAGCCCCCACATGGACAGAGGGGAGCAGGGCCAGATGTTTGCCCAGGGATTGGGCCTCTGGGGTGGGGGAGGCAGGGTGGATGAAGGTCTGGGGATGGGTGGTTCCTCTATTATGGAGATACAGAGCGACTGGTACGGAGAGGACACAGGTAATTACATtcagtaccctaaccctaactaagtTTTATATTCAACTTTAGTTTCTTCTTGTTTCTTTttacagtgttttttttttcttgccGCTATCAGGCTTTGGTCTGGGGTTTCTTTCTACTTTCATGACAAGAAGATTTGCTTTTAAAAAAAGACCATATCGAATTGTGACATTATATTAACTTTATAACATCGACTAAAGGACTAactcattagtgtgtgtgtgtgtgtgtgtgtgtgtgtgtgtgtgtgtgtgtgtgtgtgtgtgtgtgtgtgtgtgtgtgtgtgtgtgttctcattgTTTAATTGACTTTCCTCCCCTGCAGGAGATGGCTTGGTGGTACCTGTGAAGCTCCACAAGTGTCCGTTCTGCCCGTACACCGCCAAGCAGAAGGGCATCCTGAAGAGACACATCCGCTGTCACACTGGAGAGAGACCCTTCCCCTGTGAGACATGTGGCAAGAGGTTTACGCGTCAGGAACACCTCCGCAGCCACTCACTCAGcgtaagagagaaagagtgtgtgtgtaaaaatacagacagacactgatctTTCTAATggacagtctctctgtctgtccgtctgtctgtctgtctgtccgtctctctgtctgtccgtctctctgtctgtccgtctctctgtctgtccgtctctctgtctgtccgtctctgtctgtctgtctctctgtctgtccgtctgtctgtctgtccgtctctctgtctgtctgtccgtctgtctgtctgtccgtctctctgtctgtccgtctctctgtctgtctgtccgtctctctgtctgtctgtccgtctctctgtctgtctgtccgtctctctgtctgtctgtccgtctctctgtctgtctgtccgtctctctgtctgtctgtccgtctctctgtctgtctgtccgtctctctgtctgtctgtccgtctctctgtctgtccgtctctctgtctgtccgtctctctgtctgtccgtctctctgtctgtccgtctctctgtctgtccgtctctctgtctgtctgtccgtctctctgtctgtctgtccgtctctctgtctgtctgtccgtctctctgtctgtctgtccgtctctctgtctgtctgtccgtctctctgtctgtctgtccgtctctctgtctgtccgtctctctgtctgtctgtccgtccgtctgtccgtctctctgtccgtctctctgtccgtctgtccgtctgtctgtccgtctctctgtctgtctgtccgtctctctgtctgtctgtccgtctctctgtctgtctgtccgtctctctgtctgtccgtctctctgtctgtccgtctctctgtctgtccgtccgtctctctgtccgtctgtcacggggtgtctgtgtgttttacatGCTGTTGGGTTCTTCATCATGAGGACACCATCATCGTAGTCATGGCTGTGTTTGTCAGTCTGGTTCCATGTTTCTTTATTGAATGTAATTCCTGgggtgtaattgtctgcatcgtTGTCTGAACCAATCCcccatatttttgtatatatttacagtaccagtcaaaaggtttggacacacccactccttcaagggtttttctttattttttaccattttctactttgtagaatgatagtgaagacgtcaaactatgaaataacataaattaaatcatgtagtaaccaaaaactgtgttatctaaatatatttggtatttgagattcttcaaagtagccaccctttgccttgatgacagctttgcacactcttggcattctctcaaccagcttcaccttagaatgcttttccagcagtcttgaaggagttcccacatatgctgagcacttgttgactgcttttccttcactctgtggtccaactcatcccaaaccatctcgattgggttgaggtcaggtgattgtggaggccaggtcatctgatgcagcgctccatcactctccttcttatcctttacacagcctggaggtgtgttgggtcattgtgctgttgaaaaacaaatgatagttccactaagcccaaaccagatgggatggcgtatcgctgcagaatgctgtggtagccatgcttgttaagtgtgccttgaattctaaattattcaccgacagtatcaccagcaaagcaccatcacacctcctcctccatgcttcacggtgggaaccacacatgcagagatcatccgttcacctactctgtgtctcacaaagacacagcggttggaatcaaaaatctcaaatttggactcatcagaccaaaggactgatttcctctggtctaatgtccattgctcgtgtttcttggctcaagcaagtctgttcttcttattggtgtcctttagtagtggtttcttcttcgaccatgaaggcctgattcacacagtctcctctgaacagttgatgttgagatgtgtctgttacttgaactctgaagcattttttGGGGCAGCAATTTGAGGTGcaattaactctaatgaacttatcctccgcagcagaggtaactctgggtcttcctttcctgtggcggtcctcatgagagccagtttcattataacACTTGGTGGTTTttcgactgcacttaaagaaacgttcaaagttcttgaaatgttccgtattgactgaccttcatgtcttaaagtaatgatggactgtcgtttctctttgcttatttgagctgttcttgccacaatatggacttggtcttttaccaaataggactatcttctgtataccacctctaccttgtcacaacacaactgattggctcaaacacattaagaaggaaagaaattccacaaattaagtttttaacaatgcacacctgttatttaaaatgcattccaggtgactacctcatgaagctggttgagagaatgccaagagtgtacaaagctgtcctcaaggcaaagggtggctatttgaagaatctcaaatataaaatatgttttgatttgtttaacacttttttttttggttacatgatttcatgtgttatttcatagttttgatgtcttcactattattctacaatgtagaaaatagtcgaaataaagaaaaaccctggaatgagtagttgttctaaaacttttgactggcactgtatctctgaacaccatccagtcccatccttcagctccatccagtcccatccttcagctccatccagtcccatccttcagctccatccagtcccatccttcagctcccctcaacccctcccatctatctctgaccaccatccagtcccacccttcagctccactcaacccctcccatctatctctgaacaccatccagtcccatccttcagctccactcaacccctcccatctatctctgaacaccatccagtcccatccttcagctccatccagtcccatccttcagctccatccagtcccatccttcagctccatccagtcccatccttcagctccactcaacccttcccatctatctctgaacaccatccagtcccatccttcagctccactcaacccctcccatctatctctgaccaccatccagtcccatccttcagctccactcaacccctcccatctatctctgaacaccatccagtcccatccttcagctccactcaacccctcccatctatctctgaacaccatccagtcccatccttcagctaccctcaacccctccatctatctctgaacaccatccagtcccatccttcagctaccctcaacccctcccatctatctctgaacaccatccagtcccatccttcagctccatccagtcccatccttcagctcccctcaacccctcccatctatctctgaacaccatccagtcccatccttcagctccactcaacccctcccatctatctctgaacaccatccagtcccatccttcagctcccccctCACtcgaacaccatccagtcccatccttcagctaccctcaacccctcccatctatctctgaacaccatccagtcccacccttcagctcccctcaacccctccatctatctctgaccaccatccagtcccatccttcagctcccctcaacccctcccatctatctctgaacaccatccagtcccatccttcagctaccctcaacccctcccatctatctctgaacaccatccagtcccatccttcagctaccctcaacccctcccatctatctctgaacaccatccagtcccatccttcagctccactcaacccctcccatctatctctgaacaccatccagttttcaCAAAAgaactgaacctttctattctcataatttctacagattgtaaatttaaATTAATTTGCCTTTTTAGTAAAAGTATTATTATCCTATTGATCAATTGACTAAggttttcaaatcacccagcagtgcagagttagctccaggtaaatgttgcagttcttcagccattcctgaacctgcgtacagaaacaagctacatatggacagtaccattaaaaagctacatatggacagtaccattaaaaagctacatatggacagtaccattaaaaagctacatatggacagtaccattaaaaagctacatatggacagtaccattaaaaagctacatatggacagtaccattaAAAAGCTACATATGGACCGTACCATTATAAAGCTACATATGGACCGTACCATTATAAAGCTACATATGGACCGTACCATTAAAAAGCTACATATGGACCGTACCTAAACAAGTGATCTATAGTAGATTGTTagtagtttattaacaagaaatttgtggagttgttgaaaaaccgagttttaatgactctatatggtgcagctgtacattttatttttccaattttggtctttaatgcagacaAACACTTTCTTTTCcttcttccacttgcctcttccattttttttttgttgttatttgggTAGAGCGATAGATTTcgatatatttttgttagctgcatgtgtgacaactcCACCAGTTATATTTGTGATCTCATTAACAAAgattattaaaaaaatacaaaatatattttcccaaaatatttttttttaatcttattATGTTTAACCgttatatttgttgtaatatttgttctgtcttttctggtagattaaactgaaattgcaaccggattgttttaaaaatagcgatatttttgagatttccttttcaaatgttttatttattatataagaacaaattcttattttcaatgacggcctaccggggaacagtgggttaactgccttgttcagggggcagaacgacagaacgatttataccttgtcagctcggggatttgaacttgcaacctttcgtttactagcccaacgctctaaccactaggctacctgccgccccaattaactgaaagtgagaggttgtaatctgaaataataaaggtgaaaaaggccattcttgaacatggggtgagacattcttactaatctgatagagaaccagttcagattttaagtatattttttatatgactgaagcctttagtgaggtTCAATGCTGTAATAATTTCAGCCCTCtgttttcatatttattaaataatgtagtgtttgtgtatagatgtgtgtgtgtactgattgATGTTAACATGTCTTCGTCTCTGATACCCAGGTGCATCGCTCCAGTTGGCCCGTGGTTTGTAAAGGGTGTAGAAGAAGCTTCGCCGGAGCCCTGTCCCACGGACTCAAACGCTTTGGCCTGTGTGACAACTGTACCTGTGTTACGACCACGGGCCACGACGACTCACCTCTCGCCCACATCAACCTCAACGGCCAACCAGAGGCCATGGAACGTGGGGACGGAGACGGTGATTGGCCCAGGTTCAGGGAtgatgctgatgacatggaggcCGGGGAAGGGATTATAGAGGAACTGGGGGAGAAAGGGGAACTACACAGATGAATGTCAGAGATCCCATTCACAGTGgacatgaaggagaggagacaaggaaaggaagaATTTAACTTTCAGACTCAGTTTTAGTCCTAGCTTGTGGTCTACCTCCCCCAGTGGTTTAATAGGGGAACATTTTGGACCAAAATAACTGTGGTACAGAAACAGAACTGCATGACCATAAGAGGACTGGTTTGTCCCTAGGAGGAGGACGTTGTCCCTAGGAGGAGGACGTTGTCCCTAGGAGGAGGACGTTGTCCCCAGGAGGAGGACGTTGTCCCCAGGAGGAGGACGTTGTCCCTAGGAGGAGGACGTTGTCCCCAGGAGGAGGACGTTGTCCCGTCCCCAGGAGGAGGACGTTGTCCCGTCCCTAGGAGGAGGACGTTGTCCCGTCCCTAGGAGGAGGACGTTGTCCCGTCCCTAGGAGGAGGACGTTGTCCCGTCCCTAGGAGGAGGACGTTGTCCCGTCCCTAGGAGGAGGACGTTGTCCCGTCCCTAGGAGGAGGACGTTGTCCCGTCCCTAGGAGGAGGACGTTGTCCCGTCCCTAGGAGGAGGACGTTGTCCCGTCCCTAGGAGGAGGACGTTGTCCCGTCCCTAGGAGGAGGACGTTGTCCCGTCCCTAGGAGGAGGACGTTGTCCCGTCCCTAGGAGGAGGACGTTGTCCCGTCCCTAGGAGGAGGACGTTGTCCCGTCCCTAGGAGGAGGACGTTGTCCCGTCCCTAGGAGGAGGACGTTGTCCCGTCCCTAGGAGGAGGACGTTGTCCCTAGGAGGAGGACGTTGTCCCTAGGAGAAGGACGTTGTCCCTAGGAGGAGGACGTTGTCCCGTCCCTAGGAGGAGGACGTTGTCCCTAGGAGGAGGACGTTGTCCCTAGGAGAAGGACGTTGTCCCGTCCCTAGGAGAAGGACGTTGTCCCCAGGAGGAGGACGTTGTCCCTAGGAGAAGGACGTTGTCCCGTCCCTAGGAGGAGGACGTTGTCCCGTCCCTAGGAGGAGGACGTTGTCCCGTCCCTAGGAGGAGGACGTTGTCCCGTCCCTAGGAGGAGGACGTTGTCCCTAGGAGAAGGACGTTGTCCCGTCCCTAGGAGGAGGACGTTGTCCCGTCCCTAGGAGGAGGGACGTTGTCCCGTCCCTAGAAGAAGGACGTTGTCCCGTCCCTAGGAGGAGGACGTTGTCCCGTCCCTAGGAGGAGGACGTTGTCCCTAGGAGGAGGACGTTGTCCCTAGGAGGAGGACGTTGTCCCGTCCCTAGGAGGAGGACGTTGTCCCGTCCCTAGGAGGAGGACGTTGTCCCTAGGAGGAGGACGTTGTCCCTAGGAGGAGGACGTTGTCCCGTCCCTAGGAGGAGGACGTTGTCCCGTCCCTAGGAGGAGGACGTTGTCCCGTCCCTAGGAGGAGGACGTTGTCCCGTCCCTAGGAGGAGGACGTTGTCCCGTCCCTAGGAGGAGGACGTTGTCCCGTCCCTAGAAGGAGGACGTTGTCCCGTCCCTAGGAGGAGGACGTTGTCCCGTCCCTAGGAGGAGGACGTTGTCCCGTCCCTAGAAGAAGGACGTTGTCCCTAGGAGGAGGACGTTGTCCCGTCCCTAGGAGGAGGACGTTGTCCCGTCCCTAGGAGGAGGACGTTGTCCCGTCCCTAGGAGGAGGACGTTGTCCCGTCCCTAGAAGAAGGACGTTGTCCCCAGGAGGAGGACGTTGTCCCGTCCCTAGAAGAAGGACGTTGTCCCTAGGAGGAGGACGTTGTCCCGTCCCTAGGAGGAGGACG encodes:
- the zbtb8b gene encoding zinc finger and BTB domain-containing protein 8B, with protein sequence MEVSGYQSKLLCELNEQRKRDFFCDCSIVVEGRVFKAHRNVLFAGSGYFRALLVHYLQDSGQHHSTASLDIVTAEAFSSILDFLYSGRLDLRSDNVIEVMSAASYLQMTDVVSFCKGYIRSSLEICNREKERDRNKEKERDGPADSGTPAMPPPSSRASVPVAVPSLSLEGDGVTNVRSESSPSTVTDPPSSAAALPRVPTPPGPSRDSESDCSSRGEFPSHIIVGRTPHGHGDHLMNPLSSSTSGLTLELVHPKIEYDPDDEAEEGSPDTKDLPLFMGPPLHTLHTHHPDHLHDRLASSSPSPSSERSSLGFGGCHARQFMDVLLRGGSSPHMDRGEQGQMFAQGLGLWGGGGRVDEGLGMGGSSIMEIQSDWYGEDTGDGLVVPVKLHKCPFCPYTAKQKGILKRHIRCHTGERPFPCETCGKRFTRQEHLRSHSLSVHRSSWPVVCKGCRRSFAGALSHGLKRFGLCDNCTCVTTTGHDDSPLAHINLNGQPEAMERGDGDGDWPRFRDDADDMEAGEGIIEELGEKGELHR